In Pseudomonas sp. P5_109, the genomic window TTGGCACCCGGGGCAACACTCATCGATGGGCCGGTGTAGCCGATGATGTAGTTGCCTTTGCTGTCTTTACGGGTCTGGACGACGTTGTTTTCGCCCTTCGGTGCAACCCACGCCGTTACGAAGTAGTGCTGCAACCAGGCAACCCAACCGCCAGTAACGGTTTCTTTCAGCGCGGCCTTGTCCATGTCCTTCATGGACACTTTCTTGTACGGCTCCGAACTTGTCCACAGGGCAGCGCCCAGGTAAGTAGCGGTGCCGGTAGCCGTGGTCGACGAAGGATCGGCGCTGGCGTCACGCTTCAACTGGGCGAACATCGCACCAGTCCAGGGCTCGGCGCTCTGGTTGTCGATCAAGTAGGAAACGGTTACGTCATACAGGCCGCGTTTCAGGGTGAAACGCTTGATGTAGTTGACGCCGTCCTTGCTGAACTTCAGGTCAACGACCAATTGGTCCTGACCGTCAGCCAGTTGATAAACCTTCTTCTCCGAGGAATAAACCGGACGACCGGCCGGGCTTGCGTCCGGACCGTTGGTGCCGATCAGACCGCTTTGCGCCAGATAAGTACGTTCGCCACCGTTATCAAACAGCTGGAACGGAATTTCCGGGTGATCCTGACGACGCGGATACAACGGCAGGGTCAGCTGGGCAACATCGCCACCTTGTGGGTCGATAGCCAGGTCCAGTACATCCGTTTTGATCTGGATGAGGTCCTTGCTCACAGCCACCGGCGTTTCGGCAGGTGCGCTGGTGTCGCTTGCAGCACGTGGAATGTCGTCACTGGCGGAAGCGTTGGAGCCAGATGCCGTATCCGGCAGGCCCGATGCAGTCGTATTGGTGGCAACATTCTGAGTCGGCAGGGCAGCCTGGCCATAGTCCTGGTTCCATTTAAGAACCATAACGTAGGACACGATTGCCAGGGCGACGATCAGGATCGTGCGTTTGATATCCATGATTACTCGGCCATCGAAGAAGA contains:
- the yidC gene encoding membrane protein insertase YidC, which translates into the protein MDIKRTILIVALAIVSYVMVLKWNQDYGQAALPTQNVATNTTASGLPDTASGSNASASDDIPRAASDTSAPAETPVAVSKDLIQIKTDVLDLAIDPQGGDVAQLTLPLYPRRQDHPEIPFQLFDNGGERTYLAQSGLIGTNGPDASPAGRPVYSSEKKVYQLADGQDQLVVDLKFSKDGVNYIKRFTLKRGLYDVTVSYLIDNQSAEPWTGAMFAQLKRDASADPSSTTATGTATYLGAALWTSSEPYKKVSMKDMDKAALKETVTGGWVAWLQHYFVTAWVAPKGENNVVQTRKDSKGNYIIGYTGPSMSVAPGAKAETSAVLYAGPKSQAVLKELSPGLELTVDYGILWFIAQPIFWLLQHIHAIVGNWGWSIIFLTMLIKGIFFPLSAASYKSMARMRAVAPKLAALKEQHGDDRQKMSQAMMELYKKEKINPLGGCLPILVQMPVFLSLYWVLLESVEMRQAPFMLWITDLSIKDPFFILPIIMGATMFIQQQLNPTPPDPMQAKVMKLMPIIFTFFFLWFPAGLVLYWVVNNCLSIAQQWYITRKIEAATKAAA